In the genome of bacterium SCSIO 12827, the window AGTTCCGCGAAGAGTTTCCCGAACGCTTCATCAATTGCGGCGTCGCGGAACAGGCGATGATCGGCATCGCCGCCGGCATGGCGCTGAAGGGCATGCGGCCATTCTGCTATACCATCGCAACGTTCTCCCTCTATCGGCCGTTCGAAATGGTGCGCGACGACCTCGCCTATCAGAATCTGCCGGTGACGGTGATCGGCATGGGGGCGGGCATCATCTATTCGACCCTCGGCGGCACCCATCACACCATGGAGGACATCGCCGTCGCCTCCGCCATTCCCAATATGACGGTGCTCGCACCCTGCGACCCTGAAGAGATGCGCCTGGCGACAACTTGGTGCGCGACCGAAAGCACGGGGCCCGTCTACATGCGGCTCGGCAAGGCGGGCGAACCCGACCTGACAGCCAACGCCGTCGATCCGTTTATAGTCGGCAAGATCCGCTATCTGGTCCGCGGAGACGGTGATCTGTGCATCCTGACCTACGGCATCACCATGAAGATGGCGTTCGACGTGGCCGACCGCGTGCGCGCCAAAACCGGCAAAACACCATCGGTTGTTTCCGTCCATACCATCAAGCCACTGGATGAGGCCGGCATCCTGGACGCACTGACGTCGCACAAGCAAACAGCGGTGATCGAAGAACACGTGCCGCACGGCGGCCTCGGGTCCCGAGTCAAGGAGATCGCCTGGGACAACGGCATCACAAACGGCCTCAAGAACTTTACGCTCAAGGACGAGTTCATCCATTTCTATGGCAGCTATGAAGAGCTTTTGGCCCGCCATGGGCTGGAAGCCGGTGCCATTGCAGAGGCCATATGAGCACCCTCCCGACAAACATGGCAGACAGACTTGCCATCCTGGGCGGCACACCAGTAAGGGGCGTGCCGATGCCGGCCCGCCTCGCCATCGCGGAGGCCGAAGAGGCCATGGTCAAACAGGTCATGGCTTACTACCGGGAACGCAAACTGGACCCAGGTTATCAGGGGCATTTCGAAGACCGATATTGCCAAGCCTTCGCCGAGAAGATGG includes:
- a CDS encoding transketolase, encoding MRNKFADAIYEIGKTNSKICALVADISPAGSMVKFREEFPERFINCGVAEQAMIGIAAGMALKGMRPFCYTIATFSLYRPFEMVRDDLAYQNLPVTVIGMGAGIIYSTLGGTHHTMEDIAVASAIPNMTVLAPCDPEEMRLATTWCATESTGPVYMRLGKAGEPDLTANAVDPFIVGKIRYLVRGDGDLCILTYGITMKMAFDVADRVRAKTGKTPSVVSVHTIKPLDEAGILDALTSHKQTAVIEEHVPHGGLGSRVKEIAWDNGITNGLKNFTLKDEFIHFYGSYEELLARHGLEAGAIAEAI